Below is a genomic region from Phycobacter azelaicus.
CACGACCATTAAAAGAGGAATAAAATGCTTATAGCATTGATTGCACGCGATAAACCCGGCCATTTGGATACCCGGATGGCGAATCGCGCCGCGCATCTGGCCTATATCGAAGAGACCGGATCGGTCGCTCAGGCCGGACCTTTGCTGGATCAGAACGGCGAAATGG
It encodes:
- a CDS encoding YciI family protein, which codes for MLIALIARDKPGHLDTRMANRAAHLAYIEETGSVAQAGPLLDQNGEMVGSLIILDVEDMAAGEAWAAGDPYNKAGLFEAVELITWKKVIG